From Candidatus Woesearchaeota archaeon, one genomic window encodes:
- a CDS encoding SPASM domain-containing protein, producing MTVKLFLIGKKIIPKKIKHHFSKLYYLLNNYVKHGTTDFFRAVEIETLTKCNRKCFYCPNSKYDRGDQYMEESLYKKIIDELAELNYNGRVSPHFYGEPLGDKRLPDLLGYTRQKLPSAYIVVFTNGDFLTKEMFDLLLSKGVDAFLITRHVGPDSETLKKMLNSLSAAEKKKVTLRKFTPDTTLSNRGGLIDKIKTEYMNKCNFPATSLIIDFQGNVILCCNDFFSSVKFGNLTTEKINEVWKKPNFIKLRKELQDGKFKLDICKKCVNMQD from the coding sequence ATGACAGTGAAGTTATTTTTAATAGGAAAGAAGATTATTCCTAAAAAAATCAAGCATCATTTTTCTAAACTATATTATCTCCTAAACAATTATGTTAAACATGGGACAACTGATTTTTTTAGAGCAGTTGAAATTGAAACATTAACTAAATGCAACCGCAAATGTTTCTATTGCCCAAATTCAAAATATGACCGCGGGGATCAATATATGGAAGAGTCTTTGTATAAAAAAATAATTGATGAATTAGCAGAGTTAAACTACAATGGCAGAGTTTCACCGCATTTTTATGGCGAACCTTTAGGAGATAAACGTTTACCTGATTTATTAGGGTATACTCGACAAAAATTGCCCTCCGCATATATTGTTGTTTTTACAAATGGTGATTTTTTGACAAAAGAAATGTTTGATTTATTATTATCTAAAGGCGTTGATGCTTTTTTAATCACCCGGCATGTAGGTCCTGACTCTGAAACCTTGAAAAAAATGTTAAATTCTTTAAGTGCCGCGGAAAAGAAAAAGGTTACCCTGAGAAAATTTACTCCCGATACCACTTTATCAAATAGAGGAGGCTTGATTGACAAAATTAAAACTGAATATATGAATAAATGCAATTTTCCAGCTACTTCTTTAATTATTGATTTTCAAGGAAACGTAATTCTTTGTTGTAATGATTTTTTTAGTTCTGTTAAATTCGGCAACCTTACAACTGAAAAAATAAATGAAGTTTGGAAAAAGCCTAACTTTATTAAATTACGAAAAGAGCTTCAAGACGGAAAATTTAAGTTAGATATTTGTAAAAAATGTGTTAATATGCAAGATTAA
- the dcd gene encoding dCTP deaminase — protein MGILSKDEILKEIKKQNLTISPFNKNNLGAASYDLTLDEEFRIFDLNLKVFNVEENSDYKKLSSFKKTKSIILQPGDFALGITKETINLNSNICGWLSGRSRFARLGIGVHVTSNFVQPGIDNKQVLEIKNLGNTPLKINAGTRIIQIIFERIEGKVSKYKGKFVKQTEI, from the coding sequence ATGGGAATTTTGAGCAAAGATGAGATATTAAAAGAAATTAAAAAACAAAATTTAACGATTTCTCCATTCAATAAGAATAATCTTGGCGCAGCATCTTATGATTTAACCCTTGATGAAGAGTTTAGAATATTTGATTTAAATTTAAAAGTGTTTAATGTTGAAGAAAATTCGGATTATAAAAAATTATCAAGTTTCAAAAAAACAAAGTCAATTATTCTTCAGCCCGGAGATTTTGCTTTGGGAATTACAAAGGAAACGATTAATTTAAACAGTAACATTTGCGGTTGGCTTTCAGGCAGAAGCAGATTTGCAAGATTGGGGATAGGGGTGCATGTTACTTCAAATTTCGTTCAACCAGGGATTGATAATAAACAAGTTCTTGAAATTAAAAATTTAGGAAATACGCCCTTAAAGATTAATGCCGGTACAAGGATTATCCAGATTATATTTGAAAGAATAGAAGGAAAAGTTTCTAAATACAAAGGTAAATTCGTAAAACAAACCGAAATTTAA
- a CDS encoding class I SAM-dependent methyltransferase: MSYEEIQRNIQNQIKFEDGINIQRLDAIFRLLKNKSGKLLDVGCSEGKFIIEYQKKGFECEGIDISDKAIENGKRRGLDIKKVDITQKLPYKDETFDIICCGQVLEHVLDPLPVVRDMHRILKKNGNLIITVPNINMFRNLFLILLGKPLAYSCRFDSPHYRDFCKTEAIRILKKGGFKNIKITGDKLNIPYWKGKLIRLTPYIPRFCDNLVLRGTK; the protein is encoded by the coding sequence ATGAGTTATGAGGAAATACAACGGAACATTCAAAATCAGATAAAATTTGAAGACGGAATTAATATACAAAGACTTGACGCAATATTCAGACTTTTAAAAAATAAAAGCGGCAAATTACTTGATGTTGGATGCAGCGAAGGTAAATTTATAATTGAATATCAAAAAAAGGGATTTGAATGCGAAGGAATTGATATTTCTGATAAAGCAATTGAAAATGGAAAACGCAGGGGTTTAGATATAAAAAAAGTTGATATTACACAAAAATTACCTTACAAAGATGAAACTTTTGACATTATATGTTGCGGTCAAGTGCTCGAACATGTATTAGACCCTTTGCCTGTAGTAAGAGATATGCACAGAATACTTAAAAAAAATGGAAACTTAATAATCACTGTGCCTAATATTAATATGTTCAGAAATCTTTTTTTGATTTTACTTGGAAAACCTCTAGCTTATTCTTGCAGGTTTGATAGTCCGCACTATCGGGATTTTTGTAAAACCGAGGCCATAAGGATACTTAAAAAGGGCGGATTTAAAAATATTAAAATTACAGGAGATAAGTTAAATATTCCTTATTGGAAAGGCAAACTGATTAGATTAACACCATATATCCCTAGATTTTGTGATAATTTAGTTTTAAGAGGAACAAAATGA
- a CDS encoding UMP kinase, with product MLKVISLGGSLIIPNEINYIFLKQFRKMIINYIKKGNKVIIVCGGGSICRKYYRAAKLVTNIKQSELDWVGVMATRLNAELIRIIFGSFAEKNVKYSPNKKYDFKKILIIGGDKPGGSSDLDTVELAKKYNTKEVINLSDISYVYDQNPKKYKNAKPLKSLRWQEYKKVIGRKWVSGAHVPFDPIASNRAMQYGLKVIIANGKDLNNLKKILYSSRSFKGTVIE from the coding sequence ATGTTAAAAGTAATTTCATTAGGGGGGTCACTTATTATACCGAATGAAATAAATTATATTTTTTTAAAACAATTTAGAAAAATGATTATCAATTACATAAAAAAAGGTAATAAAGTAATAATTGTTTGCGGGGGGGGCAGTATTTGCAGAAAGTATTATAGGGCGGCTAAACTCGTTACAAATATAAAACAATCTGAACTTGATTGGGTTGGGGTTATGGCTACAAGGCTTAATGCTGAATTAATACGGATAATATTTGGAAGTTTTGCAGAAAAAAATGTAAAGTACAGTCCCAACAAAAAATATGATTTTAAAAAAATTTTAATAATTGGGGGAGACAAACCGGGAGGAAGTTCTGATCTTGACACAGTAGAGCTTGCGAAAAAATATAATACAAAAGAAGTAATAAATTTGTCAGATATTTCATATGTTTATGATCAAAATCCCAAAAAATATAAAAATGCCAAACCTCTAAAATCTTTAAGATGGCAAGAATATAAAAAAGTTATAGGTCGCAAATGGGTATCTGGTGCGCATGTGCCTTTTGATCCAATCGCAAGTAACAGGGCTATGCAATATGGTCTTAAAGTAATAATTGCAAATGGTAAAGATTTAAATAATTTAAAAAAAATATTATATTCCAGCAGAAGTTTTAAAGGTACGGTGATTGAATAA
- a CDS encoding EamA family transporter: MKTSIYAIIGVFIASLFGGIGALYLKKGSDNIKLNFWKLIKNYDLIKGILCYGFSTLLFIPSLKFGELSVLYPITSFTYIWVILFSLIFLNERMNKYKWLGLILIVIGVILIGIGS, from the coding sequence ATGAAAACTTCAATTTATGCAATTATTGGAGTATTTATCGCATCATTATTTGGAGGGATAGGTGCGCTTTACTTAAAAAAAGGTTCAGACAATATTAAATTAAATTTTTGGAAACTTATTAAAAATTATGATTTAATCAAAGGAATTTTATGTTACGGATTCTCAACACTTCTGTTCATTCCTTCTTTAAAATTTGGAGAACTTTCAGTTCTTTATCCTATTACTTCATTTACATATATTTGGGTAATTTTATTCTCACTAATATTTCTGAATGAACGGATGAATAAATACAAATGGTTAGGCCTCATATTGATAGTAATAGGCGTAATTTTAATAGGCATAGGAAGTTAA